A genomic stretch from Silurus meridionalis isolate SWU-2019-XX chromosome 1, ASM1480568v1, whole genome shotgun sequence includes:
- the LOC124400483 gene encoding target of Myb protein 1-like isoform X2 — MDFLTGNPFSSPVGQRIQKATKGSLEGEDWGMNMEICDIINETDDGPKVATRALKKKIVGNKNFREVMLALTVLETCVKNCGHRFHVHVCTRDFVEGVLVRTILPKNNPPMVLHDRVLSLIQAWADAFRNVPSLSGVVCVYDDLRKRGLEFPMTDLDALSPIHTPIRSTPENNTPAPPAAEPTTHTPNEAGTHTADIPQTNGTPAPISPEQKQKLRADLDLVKGNLSVMTEMLNQLRPGESSPSDTELLQQLSSVCKDMQKRVVELIPSLCDEELIGELLIINDDLNNAFIRYERFERLSTVQRPPTEQQAAGNLIDLSTALAPVIPMVNPPVNEPVAQPTSNPITSAGDDDEFDMFAQTRGSSLAEQRKSVRYEDPGAVEGLAEALDTRLQVTAGVPAPQNAVMDDIEKWLSAETYDDYDDEGVTSEEFDKFLAQRAKAVEHLPSVEKNSSTPANSQQSAQKQERAQDQLFTL; from the exons ATGGATTTTCTCACCGGGAACCCGTTTTCCTCTCCGGTGGGCCAGCGTATCC agaAAGCTACTAAAGGCTCCCTAGAGGGCGAGGACTGGGGCATGAACATGGAAATCTGTGACATCATAAACGAGACAGACGATGG ACCCAAAGTTGCGACGAGAGccctaaaaaagaaaatcgtgGGAAATAAAAATTTCAGAGAAGTCATGCTGGCACTGACT GTTCTTGAGACTTGCGTGAAGAACTGCGGTCATCGTTTTCACGTCCACGTGTGCACCCGTGACTTCGTCGAGGGAGTGCTGGTCCGAACCATTCTCCCCAAAAACAATCCCCCTATGGTCTTACATGATCGAGTCTTAAGCCTCATTCAG GCATGGGCCGATGCTTTCCGCAACGTTCCGTCACTgtctggtgtggtgtgtgtttatgacgATTTGAGGAAGAGAGGCCTGGAGTTTCCTATGACTGATTTGGATGCTTTATCACCCATACACACCCCCATCAGG AGCACTCCGGAAAACAATACACCTGCCCcacctgctgcagaacccacaacacacactcctaaTGAGGCAGGGACTCACACTGCAGATATCCCCCAGACGAATGGGACACCTGCACCGATCTCACCTGAACAG aaaCAGAAGCTAAGAGCAGATTTGGACCTGGTGAAAGGAAACCTCAGTGTAATGACCGAGATGCTGAACCAGCTTAGACCAGGAGAGAGCTCACCTTCAGACACAGAGCTACTTCAG CAGTTGTCCTCCGTGTGTAAGGATATGCAGAAGCGAGTAGTCGAGCTCATCCCTAGTCTGTGTGATGAAGAGCTGATTGGAGAATTGCTCATCATCAACGATGATCTCAACAATGCTTTCATACGATATGAGAG gtttgaaAGGCTGAGCACGGTCCAAAGACCACCAACAGAAcaa CAGGCGGCAGGAAATCTTATAGACCTTAGTACCGCTTTAGCACCAGTCATTCCGATGGTAAATCCACCCGTCAATGAGCCTGTGGCCCAGCCTACATCTAATCCCATAACGAGTGCAG gagatgatgatgaatttGATATGTTTGCCCAGACGAGAGGAAGCTCACTGGCTGAGCAGAGAAAGAG TGTTCGATACGAGGACCCTGGCGCAGTAGAGGGCTTAGCCGAAGCACTAGACACTCGGCTCCAGGTCACAGCAGGG gtaCCAGCACCACAGAATGCTGTTATGGATGACATTGAGAAGTGGTTATCTGCAGAAACG tatgatgattatgatgatgaaggtgTTACCAGTGAAg AGTTTGACAAGTTTTTAGCGCAGAGAGCAAAAGCAGTGGAACACCTTCCTTCTGTAGAGAAAAACTCCTCAACCCCCGCCAACTCTCAACAATCAGCACAGAAACAAGAGAGAGCTCAGGATCAGCTCTTCACCCTCTAA
- the LOC124400483 gene encoding target of Myb protein 1-like isoform X1, giving the protein MDFLTGNPFSSPVGQRIQKATKGSLEGEDWGMNMEICDIINETDDGPKVATRALKKKIVGNKNFREVMLALTVLETCVKNCGHRFHVHVCTRDFVEGVLVRTILPKNNPPMVLHDRVLSLIQAWADAFRNVPSLSGVVCVYDDLRKRGLEFPMTDLDALSPIHTPIRSTPENNTPAPPAAEPTTHTPNEAGTHTADIPQTNGTPAPISPEQKQKLRADLDLVKGNLSVMTEMLNQLRPGESSPSDTELLQQLSSVCKDMQKRVVELIPSLCDEELIGELLIINDDLNNAFIRYERFERLSTVQRPPTEQQAAGNLIDLSTALAPVIPMVNPPVNEPVAQPTSNPITSAGDDDEFDMFAQTRGSSLAEQRKSVRYEDPGAVEGLAEALDTRLQVTAGRECVKNVASNWILQSQWLYSEELVPAPQNAVMDDIEKWLSAETYDDYDDEGVTSEEFDKFLAQRAKAVEHLPSVEKNSSTPANSQQSAQKQERAQDQLFTL; this is encoded by the exons ATGGATTTTCTCACCGGGAACCCGTTTTCCTCTCCGGTGGGCCAGCGTATCC agaAAGCTACTAAAGGCTCCCTAGAGGGCGAGGACTGGGGCATGAACATGGAAATCTGTGACATCATAAACGAGACAGACGATGG ACCCAAAGTTGCGACGAGAGccctaaaaaagaaaatcgtgGGAAATAAAAATTTCAGAGAAGTCATGCTGGCACTGACT GTTCTTGAGACTTGCGTGAAGAACTGCGGTCATCGTTTTCACGTCCACGTGTGCACCCGTGACTTCGTCGAGGGAGTGCTGGTCCGAACCATTCTCCCCAAAAACAATCCCCCTATGGTCTTACATGATCGAGTCTTAAGCCTCATTCAG GCATGGGCCGATGCTTTCCGCAACGTTCCGTCACTgtctggtgtggtgtgtgtttatgacgATTTGAGGAAGAGAGGCCTGGAGTTTCCTATGACTGATTTGGATGCTTTATCACCCATACACACCCCCATCAGG AGCACTCCGGAAAACAATACACCTGCCCcacctgctgcagaacccacaacacacactcctaaTGAGGCAGGGACTCACACTGCAGATATCCCCCAGACGAATGGGACACCTGCACCGATCTCACCTGAACAG aaaCAGAAGCTAAGAGCAGATTTGGACCTGGTGAAAGGAAACCTCAGTGTAATGACCGAGATGCTGAACCAGCTTAGACCAGGAGAGAGCTCACCTTCAGACACAGAGCTACTTCAG CAGTTGTCCTCCGTGTGTAAGGATATGCAGAAGCGAGTAGTCGAGCTCATCCCTAGTCTGTGTGATGAAGAGCTGATTGGAGAATTGCTCATCATCAACGATGATCTCAACAATGCTTTCATACGATATGAGAG gtttgaaAGGCTGAGCACGGTCCAAAGACCACCAACAGAAcaa CAGGCGGCAGGAAATCTTATAGACCTTAGTACCGCTTTAGCACCAGTCATTCCGATGGTAAATCCACCCGTCAATGAGCCTGTGGCCCAGCCTACATCTAATCCCATAACGAGTGCAG gagatgatgatgaatttGATATGTTTGCCCAGACGAGAGGAAGCTCACTGGCTGAGCAGAGAAAGAG TGTTCGATACGAGGACCCTGGCGCAGTAGAGGGCTTAGCCGAAGCACTAGACACTCGGCTCCAGGTCACAGCAGGG CGTGAGTGTGTGAAGAATGTGGCAAGTAACTGGATTCTTCAATCACAGTGGCTTTACAGTGAGGAACTG gtaCCAGCACCACAGAATGCTGTTATGGATGACATTGAGAAGTGGTTATCTGCAGAAACG tatgatgattatgatgatgaaggtgTTACCAGTGAAg AGTTTGACAAGTTTTTAGCGCAGAGAGCAAAAGCAGTGGAACACCTTCCTTCTGTAGAGAAAAACTCCTCAACCCCCGCCAACTCTCAACAATCAGCACAGAAACAAGAGAGAGCTCAGGATCAGCTCTTCACCCTCTAA
- the LOC124400857 gene encoding heme oxygenase-like, which produces MEEEKQKIQTEKPQITDCDLSEKIKSVTKECHVRANSTELMQAFQRGNITLMQYKLLLCSLYKIYEALEEELDRNASHGSVAPIYFPQELARAETLKRDLQHFYGQNWREEMFIPASTLRYTQRLREIGCKHPEYLVAHAYTRYLGDLSGGQVLSRVPQRSLGLKNGEGLGFFSFPAINSPNLFKQLYRSRMNSIELTETQKEGVLEEAIRAFEFNIQVFDELQTFVNISEENEQRQRRKAQNLKTPDISVSQRSAVTSSLTSDSQLLRMLLGACLALALGIGIYLF; this is translated from the exons ATGGAAGAGGAGAAgcagaaaatacaaacagagaAGCCCCAGATTACAGACTG TGACCTGTCTGAGAAGATAAAGTCTGTGACTAAGGAATGTCATGTCCGAGCCAATAGCACAGAGTTGATGCAAGCGTTCCAGAGGGGAAACATCACCCTGATGCAGTATAAG CTCCTGCTGTGCTCCCTGTACAAGATCTATGAAGCTTTGGAAGAGGAACTGGACAGGAACGCCTCTCACGGGAGTGTCGCACCAATTTACTTCCCTCAGGAACTGGCCAGGGCAGAAACACTTAAGAGAGATCTTCAACACTTTTATGGTCAGAACTGGAGAGAGGAGATGTTCATACCAGCCTCTACACTGAGATACACTCAAAGGTTGAGAGAG ATTGGTTGCAAACATCCTGAATACCTGGTGGCTCACGCTTACACTCGCTACCTGGGTGACCTGTCAGGGGGCCAGGTGCTGAGCCGTGTTCCCCAAAGGTCTTTGGGGCTGAAGAACGGAGAGGGCTTGGGGTTCTTCTCGTTTCCTGCGATCAACAGTCCGAATCTGTTCAAGCAGCTGTATAGAAGCAGGATGAACAGCATCGAGCtgacagagacacagaaagagggCGTGCTGGAGGAAGCCATCAGAGCCTTCGAGTTCAACATCCAG GTGTTTGATGAACTCCAAACTTTTGTGAACATCTCAGAGGAGAACGAGCAGAGGCAGAGACGCAAAGCACAGAACTTAAAAACTCcag ATATCAGCGTGAGCCAGAGATCAGCAGTGACCTCCTCGCTGACATCCGACTcacagctgctcaggatgctgcTCGGAGCGTGTTTAGCTCTGGCACTCGGAATTGGAATCTACTTATTTTAA